In Campylobacter concisus, a single window of DNA contains:
- a CDS encoding MlaD family protein codes for MENRNSYTIVGMFFMACLTAFAIFIWWMTSKNNTKVDFKEYYIHTTELPSGLKVDSTVKFIGVPAGSVSDINFVDDKNALINITMKIREDLPIKADSVASIEVQAISGVASINISRGTKDFTSGQKPILQLEESLFSKLGNNAENITLKINQTLDKVDNFFSPENIAHVESVLKNIDKFTQVLTDEEGLSEVDSIVKNVKNFTDTLNKTDTKELVKNLNRLISNANQVFVSANSAITGYNSLQELISKKAKDGEYDLRNTVGPLLREASDFLNGFDKTLREFRGALQRLEDNPYEFFFTNPVPNDKGDKK; via the coding sequence ATGGAAAATAGAAATTCTTATACCATTGTTGGCATGTTTTTTATGGCTTGCCTTACAGCATTTGCGATATTTATCTGGTGGATGACTAGCAAAAATAATACAAAGGTTGATTTTAAAGAGTACTACATCCACACGACTGAGCTGCCAAGTGGATTAAAGGTCGATTCTACGGTTAAATTTATCGGTGTGCCAGCTGGAAGTGTTAGTGATATAAATTTTGTCGATGATAAAAATGCTCTTATAAACATCACAATGAAAATTAGAGAAGATCTGCCGATAAAAGCCGATAGCGTGGCAAGTATTGAAGTTCAGGCTATCAGCGGCGTTGCTAGTATAAATATAAGCCGTGGCACAAAAGACTTTACATCAGGTCAAAAGCCTATCTTGCAGCTTGAAGAGAGCCTCTTTTCAAAGCTTGGAAACAACGCTGAAAACATTACTTTAAAAATAAATCAAACACTTGATAAAGTCGATAACTTTTTCTCGCCTGAAAATATCGCTCACGTAGAGTCAGTCCTTAAAAATATCGATAAATTTACACAAGTTTTAACAGACGAAGAGGGACTAAGTGAGGTTGATAGTATCGTTAAAAATGTGAAAAATTTTACAGATACTTTAAACAAAACCGACACAAAAGAACTGGTTAAAAATTTAAACAGACTAATTTCAAATGCAAACCAAGTTTTTGTATCGGCAAATTCGGCTATCACCGGATATAATTCGTTGCAAGAGCTCATCTCTAAAAAGGCCAAAGATGGCGAATACGACCTTAGAAATACGGTTGGGCCGTTATTAAGAGAAGCGAGTGATTTTTTGAATGGATTTGACAAGACACTTCGTGAATTTAGAGGTGCGCTTCAAAGGCTTGAAGATAATCCTTACGAGTTTTTCTTCACAAATCCAGTGCCAAACGACAAAGGAGATAAAAAATGA
- a CDS encoding ABC-type transport auxiliary lipoprotein family protein — protein MRNLIFLTATLLFLGCSLKTDVPQATMYEIHYSNKECSAENKQKELKNVFIENVSALDMVDTRKILIVAENNKIRYLSDAKFVSEPSEMVYKSLVKGLYSNCAAKPIFSPNAKDLRLKVSIISLQIRGDKAEVSLAYELFNANTSLKSGMITKEIFCPDPSSSTIFDTINKATNLAIDTLISEIIS, from the coding sequence ATGAGAAATTTAATCTTTCTAACGGCTACGCTTTTATTTCTTGGCTGCTCGCTAAAGACGGATGTGCCGCAAGCTACGATGTATGAAATCCACTATTCAAACAAAGAGTGCTCAGCTGAAAACAAGCAAAAAGAGCTAAAAAATGTCTTCATAGAAAACGTAAGCGCCCTTGATATGGTCGATACTAGAAAAATTTTGATCGTAGCTGAAAATAATAAAATCAGATACCTAAGCGATGCTAAATTTGTCTCTGAGCCAAGCGAAATGGTCTATAAATCTCTTGTAAAAGGGCTTTATTCAAATTGCGCTGCAAAGCCGATATTTTCGCCAAATGCAAAAGATCTTAGGCTAAAAGTTAGCATCATCTCACTTCAGATAAGAGGCGACAAGGCCGAAGTTTCACTAGCTTATGAGCTGTTTAATGCAAACACTTCGCTAAAATCTGGCATGATCACGAAAGAAATTTTTTGTCCAGATCCAAGCTCAAGTACTATTTTTGATACGATAAATAAGGCTACAAATTTAGCAATCGATACGCTAATCTCTGAAATAATCTCTTAA
- a CDS encoding COG3400 family protein, with protein MKKILIIADGTFARNFLNRLLETKSNLHHYIVVSSEDYSQKSNYENFTFYQFDPTSLSKLKSISDGYFSQFCIVCDDKNEAVAVYENLRQISTKTETVFMSSWELDEKCKEIFASDKHLSVVDIRDIAASRLMDYLPDLPVLADNIGLSEGEIMEVKVPIGSSYMYRHISSVAQKKWRIALIYRGSEIILPKPNIMIRPSDILLIVGDPNVLQNVYRSIKRESGQFPSPFGSNIYVLIDMISMDKERVSKLIKDSLYLHSKLNNKRLFFRVINPTLGENLDTLKAIKEKNIIVLMDYFNSDNKSIKHDVLKHDIGLILSDDKYFFKFKKLFYELKLPVLKTGKILLSNIKEGVILGDQSQEVENQSAVITDCCAQLDLEMKFYYFDNKHSDDEALREHFESISALFSKRIKIENHNLKNPLVKLKNTKDLLHFVMFSKSVANGGTFAFLSTNLNRLYKKLSQNAQLFVPVSE; from the coding sequence ATGAAGAAAATTTTAATAATCGCAGATGGAACTTTTGCAAGAAATTTTTTAAACAGACTACTTGAAACAAAATCAAATTTACATCACTATATCGTTGTTTCAAGTGAGGATTACAGCCAAAAATCAAATTATGAAAATTTTACATTTTACCAGTTTGATCCAACTAGTCTTTCAAAGCTAAAAAGTATAAGCGATGGCTATTTTAGTCAGTTTTGTATAGTTTGCGATGATAAAAATGAGGCAGTTGCTGTTTATGAAAATTTAAGACAGATCAGCACAAAGACTGAGACTGTTTTTATGAGCTCATGGGAGCTTGATGAAAAATGTAAAGAAATATTTGCAAGCGATAAACACTTAAGCGTGGTTGATATCAGAGATATTGCAGCATCAAGGCTTATGGACTATTTACCAGATTTGCCGGTTTTAGCTGATAATATCGGACTTAGTGAGGGCGAGATCATGGAAGTTAAGGTGCCAATAGGTAGCTCTTATATGTATCGTCACATCAGCTCAGTAGCTCAAAAAAAATGGCGAATAGCCCTCATATATCGAGGCAGCGAGATCATCTTGCCAAAGCCAAATATAATGATACGGCCAAGCGATATACTGCTAATCGTTGGTGATCCAAATGTGCTTCAAAATGTTTACCGCTCGATCAAGCGTGAAAGTGGGCAGTTTCCAAGTCCATTTGGTAGCAACATCTATGTGCTGATCGATATGATCTCAATGGATAAAGAACGTGTTAGCAAGCTCATAAAGGATAGCTTGTATTTGCATTCAAAGCTAAATAATAAACGCCTTTTTTTTAGAGTGATAAATCCAACTTTAGGTGAAAATTTAGATACTTTAAAAGCGATAAAAGAGAAAAATATCATCGTTTTGATGGATTATTTTAATAGCGATAACAAATCTATAAAACATGACGTTTTAAAGCACGATATCGGCCTAATCTTAAGCGATGACAAATACTTTTTTAAATTTAAAAAGCTATTTTATGAGCTAAAACTTCCAGTGCTAAAAACGGGTAAAATTTTGCTCTCAAATATAAAAGAGGGTGTTATACTAGGCGATCAAAGTCAAGAAGTGGAGAATCAATCAGCTGTGATAACAGACTGCTGTGCACAGCTTGATTTGGAGATGAAATTTTACTATTTTGACAATAAACACAGCGACGATGAAGCGTTAAGAGAGCATTTTGAGAGCATTAGCGCACTATTTTCTAAGCGTATAAAGATAGAAAATCACAATCTTAAAAATCCGCTTGTAAAACTAAAAAATACAAAAGATTTGCTCCATTTTGTAATGTTTAGCAAAAGCGTGGCAAATGGTGGGACATTTGCCTTTTTGTCGACGAATTTAAATAGGCTTTATAAAAAATTAAGTCAAAATGCACAGCTTTTTGTGCCAGTAAGTGAGTAA